CAAAGAAAGCTTCTGCCAAGGACTTTGCTGCAGGCCCTGTTAATTTGATCCACACACTCTTAGAGACAGCGTCAGCCTTACTGGTTGTGTCTCCTTGTGGCATGGTTCTGTTGCCCTCTTCCTCTATTTCTGTCTTCACTGCTTGCAACATCTTATTATTGTAGCATCCTCCTTTGCTTTCCATCACGATCTTGTCTGTTGTTTTGAGCAGCTCTGCCACCTGGAACTTGTTGCTCCTGTAGTCACCCTGATGATCATCTTTCCAATTCTTATTATCAACCACGTGGCAGTGGCCACCGCACTTCTTCACAAGGTCACTGAGACATTTATTCTGACTGACAAACTCCTCAATCTTCATTCCTTCAGGAAGCTGGGCGCCATGTGTGAAAACAACGGCACTATATTTGAAAGCATCTTCagagaaatactgaaatactttCTCGATGACATCCTTCTCGTGCTTTGTGAATTTCTCCATTTTGAGCACAATGAAAAAGGCATGAGGCCCAGGAGCAAACTCTGAGATACACCTCACCATCTCACACTTCAGCTTCTCCTCAGATCTATCTGTATCAAAGAGACCAGGAGTGTCAATCATAGTAATTCTTCTTCCATGAACAGATTTGGTCTCTGCTTGACATTCACCTCTTCCACAGATGGATGTATGCTTtatttcaaacacatcctcTCCAAATATGGTGTTTGCTAGGCTGCTTTTCCCAGCTGTAGATTTTCCCAGCAGGACAATCCTGCATACTTTTAACACTAGAAGAGAATAATGATATAAAGTTAATACTGTGTATGCACATTTCTACCGAATAGTCTTGGTAAAACATCTAAATAGAGCTTTATGCATCTGGCCCCATCTTTCTGGATTTCCTCTTTTCATGCACAATGAGAAAACCATGAGGCCCAGAAGAGCACTCTGTGGTACACCTCTGTATGTCAGGCTCTAGCTTGCTTCATCAAAAATCCTGGTGTGTCAATCAAAGATGTATTTCTTACCTTCATACCCTGATAAAGGTGTATTGTGCCTGGCAATAACTGTAACTTGTAAGTAATTCATCTTTTAATGTCTCCAATATGATTTTACCTTTAATGCTTTTCCCAGCACGGGCTGTTCTTGCAATGACGATCCTTGATTGTGACACTAGAGGTACAAAAGATAAAGAGCAATTAATACTGACAGGCCTGTTTGCTTTTGGCCTCTTTGTCTTTCATATGTTTACTGTTCATTTATGTTGTTACTGCAAATGCCTGCATAATCCAAGCTTAGCTACTACTTTGTCACAGAAGGTCTTTTCCAGAAATGCTTTTCATAAACATGAAAAGCAACAACTGATAGCTTTGGACTGCAAGCATAACTGACAAATCAACTAATGCAGAATACTTTGCTCTAATTATAATCttgaaaactgtaaatatgGCTGTTATATTGTGCATTTGATATCATATTGTACATTCAGTTGTTTCCTGTTCCAGTGTTTTCTAATTTTAATAACCTACAGGAAATAAATGTGTAATCAAACTGATACAGAGCAACAGTACTCTTGGGAAAATGTAATATGTTATAATCTCCATCTAATCTTCCATTCCCTTTGTGCTACTAAATCAGTTTGACTCTTGggaaaaatggcacaaaaacaatcactttTTACCTGACACTGTTTTGACTCCTTCAGCGTCTTGTTCTGACGGTACTGTCATCATTGCTGCGTCATcgtcttcttctgctgcttcgtCTTTTGCTCTGCTTCTTGCTCCTTTACTTTCATGCGCAACTACAGTAGTTGGCCCTAACAAAGCTTTCCCCAGTGATTCTGCTGCAGGGCCTGTTAACTTCACCCACAAGTCCTTAGAGACACTGTTGTGAGCTTCATTGTTGGTTGCTTCCTTTGGCATGTTTTATAATTTGTGGATTTGGAATGGTCCTTGTTAGCactagaagtgacaaatgacaATGTATGATTGATAATAACCAttgaaaaataaccaaaaataGATATCTTGTcagtactgtacatgtaaagtctaacagatttttaaaattcttCTTAAGATAGCGTTTTGGTCTTTCATTAAAACACTATTATTCAgttcattattgttattactaCTAATTAAATTT
The sequence above is a segment of the Pempheris klunzingeri isolate RE-2024b chromosome 23, fPemKlu1.hap1, whole genome shotgun sequence genome. Coding sequences within it:
- the LOC139223226 gene encoding GTPase IMAP family member 9-like, which gives rise to MTVPSEQDAEGVKTVSVLKVCRIVLLGKSTAGKSSLANTIFGEDVFEIKHTSICGRGECQAETKSVHGRRITMIDTPGLFDTDRSEEKLKCEMVRCISEFAPGPHAFFIVLKMEKFTKHEKDVIEKVFQYFSEDAFKYSAVVFTHGAQLPEGMKIEEFVSQNKCLSDLVKKCGGHCHVVDNKNWKDDHQGDYRSNKFQVAELLKTTDKIVMESKGGCYNNKMLQAVKTEIEEEGNRTMPQGDTTSKADAVSKSVWIKLTGPAAKSLAEAFFGPAVAVLQETEGGEEEEQGGPVTETEEETETETEEETETEEAEEGPVTETEEETETDEEKPETEEKTEKDKEAENKLAIETKEKAENKGGGIFRQRKNSTLKR